In the Sander vitreus isolate 19-12246 unplaced genomic scaffold, sanVit1 ctg332_0, whole genome shotgun sequence genome, one interval contains:
- the LOC144513740 gene encoding uncharacterized protein LOC144513740: protein MTTSSNARSVVLALLALWAVVSLVVIVVWATSPDLKGSAQCRSELQEANEKLAGAKVVYTQNKAALEDMVHAARDETARQAAEVVLVLASLNATNATLQQSLQENAVLNWNISVLEEKVEHLRQSEANLTAHIALQDDHIEELQQNVTQFGHQMESCLSLRTAAESQMLASQSQTRACQSHQQYLNKQLQKCKEDAVSENAEERKKQQQSPSTASPLAGLPTLMLLVCSALHLVT from the exons ATGACGACCTCGTCCAACGCGCGCAGCGTGGTCCTGGCGCTGCTGGCGCTGTGGGCCGTGGTGTCTCTGGTGGTGATCGTTGTCTGGGCGACGTCTCCTGACCTGAAGGGTTCAGCTCAGTGCCGCTCCGAGCTGCAGGAAGCCAACGAGAAGCTGGCGGGCGCCAAGGTGGTGTACACCCAGAACAAGGCGGCCCTGGAGGACATGGTGCACGCAGCGAGGGACGAGACCGCTCGCCAGGCGGCCGAGGTCGTTCTGGTGCTCGCAAGCCTCAACGCCACCAACGCCACGCTGCAGCAGAGCCTGCAAGAAAAC GCCGTCCTGAACTGGAACATCAGCGTGCTAGAGGAGAAGGTGGAGCATCTGCGTCAGAGCGAGGCCAACCTCACAGCTCACATCGCTCTGCAGGACG aTCAcattgaggagctgcagcagaacGTGACTCAGTTCGGCCACCAGATGGAGTCGTGTCTCAGCCTGAGAACAGCTGCAGAGAGCCAGATGTTGGCGTCTCAGAGTCAGACCAGAGCCTGCCAGTCCCATCAGCAGTACCTCAACAAACAGCT TCAGAAGTGTAAAGAGGACGCTGTCTCTGAAAACgctgaggagaggaagaagcagcagcagagcccGTCCACAGCCTCGCCGCTCGCTGGGCTTCCTACGCTGATGCTGCTCGTCTGCAGCGCTCTGCACCTCGTCACCT GA